TGACGGAAGACACTCATGATTTTTTTTAGCAATCTTCAGTTTAAATCAAAAAAAAGCATCGTTTTTCTTTTATGGTTTTTTAAAAACCCCCTTGAACAAATTAAAAAATTACCTGATTGGTCTTTACGCAACCTCCTTATCGTTCACTTTCTTTTTTCCATATTTTCTGGTTTTTTAGCTGGAGCTGTTAGCCTTAACAAGTGGAATATCTTTTTTGGAATTTTAATTTTTCCATTTATTTCCCTCGTTCTTACTGTGGTTTTATCCACTTTTTTTTATTATTATTTTCAAGTTTTTGAAAGAAGAACTGTTAGCTTTTTAAAGATTTTAACTATTGTTATATTTGCTAACTTCCCATTTTTCATTTTACAGATTGCTTCCAACTATATTTCATCCGTAAGCCTCATTGGTTTATTATTTACTGGAATGCTCATTATTGTGGGGTTAACAGAAAACTTAAAAATGTCAAAAAAAAGAGCCCTACGCCTTGTTGGAGTCATTTGGTTCATCATTCTCTTGGTCTGGATATGGAACAAAATCTCAGTCTCTAAAATGGATTT
This genomic stretch from Deltaproteobacteria bacterium harbors:
- a CDS encoding YIP1 family protein gives rise to the protein MIFFSNLQFKSKKSIVFLLWFFKNPLEQIKKLPDWSLRNLLIVHFLFSIFSGFLAGAVSLNKWNIFFGILIFPFISLVLTVVLSTFFYYYFQVFERRTVSFLKILTIVIFANFPFFILQIASNYISSVSLIGLLFTGMLIIVGLTENLKMSKKRALRLVGVIWFIILLVWIWNKISVSKMDF